The DNA segment TCTATCGGGTCTTCGATAGTAACGATGTGATAGTTTTTCGTGTGGTTTAAGTAATTTATCATACTGGCCAGAGTCGTGGTTTTACCGCTTCCGGTCGGACCTGTTACCAGGATGATGCCCCTATTTACTCTATCGCAAAGCTTCTCGATAATAGGCGGAAGCAAGAGGTCGGACATCGTAGGAATCTTAGTCGGGATCGTTCTAAACACAAAAGATACGCCGTCCATCTGTAAAAAGATGTTTGAACGAAAGCGATAGTCGTCATTTAGCCTATACGTAAAATCCACGCTCTTTTTTTTCATAAGGTTGTAATAATTCGACCCTAAAATTTCTTTAGCAAGAAGTATCGAGCGGTCGTAGTCCAAAATTTTATCATCCATCGCAACGATCTCGCCGTTAAATCTACCGCGAATCACTTTGCCGGACTTTACATGCAAGTCGCTGCCGCCAAGTTCAATGAGCTTTATCAGGTATTCGTCAAGCACCGCTTTCATAGCGGCCTTTTTCTCGCTCTCGTCATCATCCTGCGCTATAGGCGCTCTGCCGCCGGACATTCCTAAGGAATCTTCATTCATCGCCAGACCGAGTTCGGCTAATAGCGCGCCCCTATCCTTACGTTTTGTTACCTGTGTTTCGGGCTCTTTTACCGCATTTGTCTGCTCTATTTGTATATCGTTTGTAGTTTGCACCTGTGCTACTCCTTTATTTACTTTTTTTTGCATCTCTGTCAAATTCGGCTCTAAATTTTGCTTTTCGGATCCGTCCAAATTTACGGGCTCGTCAATCTTTAAAAATTTTTTATCATCTTGCTCTTCGCTCTGCGGCACATCACAAAAATCCGCAGTCAAATTCGGCCGCACTTGATCCGAATTTATCTCGTTTTTATCAACATCAAATTTATCCGGGGCATTTTCTTTTTTATCCGTATTAAATTTATCCCCAGTATCCTCATTTTCGTTTATGCTAAATTTATCGCCGGCATCGGTTTTATCTTTATCACGCTCCGCCGAGCCAAATTCGTCTCTTAAAAAGTCCAAAAGCTGATCCTTCTCGCTGGGGGTTTGCTCCTCTGCTACTTTTTCCCGCAAAGGTTCAAAATAAGAAACGCTCGCTTTTTCGCTATCGCCGTCAAATTTCATCGCTTCTTGCGCTTCATTGGCTATTTGAGGCTCGTCTTGCGTAACAAAAACCGCAGCCTCGCTAAGCTCTTCTTTTTGCGGCGTCATCTCGTTTAGGGCGTCTATTTCGCTTAAAGCCTCGTTTATGGCTTGGAGATTTTCGTTTAGCTCTTGCCTTTTTGATTCCAGTTCCGAGAGTTCGTTAAAGTTATCAAAGTTATCAAATTTGACCACCTCCGCTTGTTCTTCGCTTTTTACAGGTTCGTCGTCTATGGGCTTTAACTTTGGCAAATCATCAAAATCGCCGCTTTTTTCAAATTTAACCGCAGGCTGCATTAAGGCTTCATTGTGCAAAGAGCCGTCCGTTTTTAGAGGTATTACGGTTTGGTTCGGCTCTTCTTGCAAAATTTCTTTATTTTTAGCCCTAACGGCTT comes from the Campylobacter rectus genome and includes:
- a CDS encoding type IV pilus twitching motility protein PilT encodes the protein MKPLRFTSVNEEDVKDYEPIGSSIKFDSQDDELERIINQRANAVKNDIEAVRAKNKEILQEEPNQTVIPLKTDGSLHNEALMQPAVKFEKSGDFDDLPKLKPIDDEPVKSEEQAEVVKFDNFDNFNELSELESKRQELNENLQAINEALSEIDALNEMTPQKEELSEAAVFVTQDEPQIANEAQEAMKFDGDSEKASVSYFEPLREKVAEEQTPSEKDQLLDFLRDEFGSAERDKDKTDAGDKFSINENEDTGDKFNTDKKENAPDKFDVDKNEINSDQVRPNLTADFCDVPQSEEQDDKKFLKIDEPVNLDGSEKQNLEPNLTEMQKKVNKGVAQVQTTNDIQIEQTNAVKEPETQVTKRKDRGALLAELGLAMNEDSLGMSGGRAPIAQDDDESEKKAAMKAVLDEYLIKLIELGGSDLHVKSGKVIRGRFNGEIVAMDDKILDYDRSILLAKEILGSNYYNLMKKKSVDFTYRLNDDYRFRSNIFLQMDGVSFVFRTIPTKIPTMSDLLLPPIIEKLCDRVNRGIILVTGPTGSGKTTTLASMINYLNHTKNYHIVTIEDPIEFIYNDDKSVINQRGIGQDVDSFTDALRASLREDPDVIFVGEMRDLETVRTAINAAETGHLVLATLHTLDAKETIGRVINMFPKEEQNRIRMTFASVAEAIISQRLVVTTGNKRRVACEIMIKNIRIRDMILEDRDSEIYDAIEQSRNTYQMQTFEQHLLEMYIGGIITKEEALRSASRRENLDIKIKSADLAKRRAMVASIEEDTELLREFQSDVIALKDIK